AAAACAAGGATCATGCTGCCTGTTGACTAACGCCAACTGAAATAAAGGGGCAACCAACCTTTTCATGGACGACGAAAGACCTACGTCAACCACACTTAAGACCAACAGCACTGATGCAAGTATACAAGCCTATAACAAGTGCATTAGCCTAAAAACCTATTCAGCTCTCTTTATTCATACTAGACTTTATTCGAGGACTTCCTACAGATACGTCTATTTATTGCACGGTGACTGAGGTGGGAAACGCaaaatttcccataatgcaatgcTAATGGCTATAAAGCTGTCTTTCATTCTAAATGTACAAGAGCACCATTTCAACTGAGCACTACAGGATTGATAAAAACCACAAACATAAGCAATTGGTTCATTGTTATCACAAAGAAGAGATATCCTATAGGTTTTCGGGTACGTCTGAATAACTCAAGGCTGTAGTCCGAAGTTCAAATATGAATAGCTTTGTAGCACAGCATAATTGTAACCATTTTTCTATAGTATTGGCTATGTTATAGATATATGCTTACTAATAATTGGACTTGTTATGACAGTCCAGTTAGCAACGGATGAGAAGAACCGAACCGTTAAAGGAAAAGCTTGAAATGTTTCAGGCACTTCAGACAGTCAACCCTTAAAATCTGGGCTAAACTGGTATGTTATTAAAGTGGGGTTATGAGTGAatcaaatatataatatattagaTATATTTCAAACAGTGTTAGGTATGTGCATTATACACTGTAGTCCTATTTTTgttccacacacacaacatgggagaacacacattcacaaagATGAACTAAAATTTTTTAGATGGGCAATGATGGACTAGAAAATTCGAAGAGGGTTAGCAGCTGTGGTCCCACACTCACTCCACCCCCAGACGTTATTCGCTCCTTGGCTCCTCCTGTATCTCGGCCAAACTCCTCCGCCTGCGgctggactccgtcagggcccGGGAGCTGCCCGGGGACCCCACGCTCTTGGGCTCGTTGGTGTGGTAACTCCCTTTGTAGCGGTACAGGTACAAGTAGAGAGTGTACAGTCCTCCAAACACCAACACCAGcaagaggaggatgaggacTGAAAGAGGAAAATTTGCATTCTGATTGTAGCTGATCAGTTATTATTAGTGTTTGATCTCCTATTGTTTCCATAGCAATACAGGTGTAGGACCTGAAATTTTACAAATATTGATTGCGTTCTTTTGAATATTGCACATTTTCAATCCAGAGTAATGCTGCATTTTGGGCCTGGTAATGTGATTTTACGTACACAAACTTTGACCAAAAAACTTGCACACGATCAGCAGGACTTACATGCCATGACTAGTGGGGTAGGCAGGTCATCGTGAATGTAGACGAATTCTGTAGTGACAATGACCAGAAACAGTGCTGTAGGTATAAAATCTAAACAGGTTTCGCTAAATTAATTATATGAATCCTGCAGGTACATAGAAAACGGTGTAAACAACAGGAATCCACTATGAGTGTGATGTGGGGAAATACTTCCTTTGCACTGGTAAATTGATAGGATAGCGTAAATAAGGGCTTCTGAAATTCCATACTAGAGACATATTCCGCTTCTCATTAACGTTTTTTTGATTGAGATATTAACTGAAATCATCACACTGTTCAAGTGTGACAATGCATCGTTTAACATGCATGCCAGTCTTCTGAATTACCCCACAGACACAAAGTTAATTTTGAAAAGCACATGTGTCATCAACAGGAACGAGGCTTGACAGGGCTGCCTAATGAGGCGTGGACTCACCAAAACCTGTAAACCATGGATCTGCTTCCAGGGGTATCTCACCCATAACCGAGGAGTAGACCCCACAATTTGACTCTACCACAAAGCCCTGGACGGTCACTGGAGGGTCTGTCTCATTAGGCCGGAAGTAGGTCTTTAGAGGGGCATAGATGTCGTATCGTACCCCCGACAAACAGCCCACAAACCCAGGACTGTTGTGCCTCTGGACCTCATAATCGATCTCCCCCATCTCTGCAGCAATGTAAAAAAGATGCCATTCAAAAAGCACTTCCACTAAAGAAAAGCTATACAAGAGCTTTTCAAATATCAGTCATCTTTACTTTTGAGAGGGAACTACAGACAGCATAAATGacagaaggtagaaatcagaaACTTTTGTTGCTTTGAGGTTACTGAAAGTTTCTTCAGATGTCCTTCACTACAGCCGATTACAGAGACAACACTTACCCATCACCCGTCCTAAGAACACGGCCTTGGGAGAATCGAACCAATAATCCTGTAAAGGGGGGATCTTCACCCAAATGGAATCTGAATAATCGACCTGTGTAGAATACAACAGCTCACATGGACTTGACTGTGGAACCATGAACTAACAATATGTGGTCAAGTGGATCTGTTTGCAGAGCCTGCTGGCTAATTTCTAGAAAGCCATATTGGAGATCTTTGGTGGGTTCTGACATTCTTAACAATCCTTTCATAGACAGGAAACAGTTGTGACGATATTAGAAGTGAGGGGTGACAAACTGCGTTTGTGAAGAAACAAAACATTTCCACATTTGCTGTACAAAATACACAATAGTTTTTATGGATATATAATAATTTCATATCTTAAGGAAGTTTGGTGTTTATggatattccatccatccattcatattCCATGCTGCTTATCTAGTATAAGGTCATGTGCCCTGAAACTTATTTCAGGAAGTACAGGACACAACACGAGGGACGCCCTAGATAGGATGCAGGTACAATTGCAGggaacacacaaacagacatatAACTACACACTTTAGGCAATTTAGAAATCATGAAATCAACAGAATTACGAAAAGCTTCTTCGGTACGCATGCATGTTTTAAGCAAAGCGACGTGTCGCACCTGCATCCGTATGGTTCGGTTGTGCCTTGTGATGTTGACGAAGTGTGGAAACCCGTCGGCCAGGTTGAGGTAGGACAGCTGGAACTTGTGGGCGATCAAGCCAAGCCGATACCGCAGGTGCAGGCTGCCTGGAGATGGATGAATGACCAGTAACCAAGGTTAAGCGGCACCCAGACAGGAAGATGTTTACCTCTGAAGTCACCTTGGCTCCTGTAACTGGGAGCATATCCAAATGCTATTTTTAAGGTGGAATCTCTTCGGTGTTCATGGCTTGGACCAGAATATTTATTCAGCAGGTGATTGGGCAGCACACTGATGACAGTTCTTGCCAGAGGTAtagttagagatgaatggatcGGGGGGCTCAGTCTTTACTGGGGGTGGGGTTATGGCAAACAATTCATGATGTAAGCcaacaaatacacatttatttggggaGGCTAAGAAACATTTTAGGGGGGCTAAAGCCCCTCCCCTAAAATAGGCCTAACGACGCCCCTGGTTCTAGCCATGAATTCATAGCCTGTCTAAGCCTACAGAAGAAGATCTACGGTTATTCTGGCTCAGCTGAGTGTAACCTGGGTCTCTGAGTGAGGCAGCATAAAGACCTTGCTGTGTGTCAGACTCGGGTTTGCGACTGGCCTGCTTAACAAATCCCACTCCAtgggaaataaaatgaaagtggTAGCGACACTGGCCAAGGGACCCAGAAAGGAGGCTGTAATCAGAGGCATCGAGGGCTGGAGCTACCGCCAGGAATCAAGAGATCATTACAGCGTCCTCACATACACTGATTGCCTCATGCAATTCAAACCAGGATCCACTCCAACTTAACATCACCACTCACTGGTAAAAGAAATTATCATTCCACATCCTAGCTATTTATCTGTGTCTTCCATGTGACCTATAAGTGGTTTTGAGTTGAATTAACTTTGCTTTCAAGAACTTTATCCTTACCAGCTGACTCACAGTCAATCTTTACCGATCTCGGTAGATGTGTTTCAATAAAAATTGTCTTAGAAGCTGATATCACAGTATGGGTGAACTTTGCTGCAGCCACAGCCTCCCTAAGTTCACACAgcttgaaataaaaatatatgagGAGCTAGAGACACAGATGGCTATAGAGGAGAGCAGCCAGGTATGTTTGGATTGGTCATGTTACCATTCGTACTCCTCGCTGGCCCCAGCCTGTCCATACCGTCATTCTTGAGGATAACAGCAATGTAGTCCTTCGTGAAAGAGCTGACGTAGATCAGAACAGCAGGTGCTTGGGTTGTACTGAAGCTGAACTCGATCTCGTCGCTGGTCTGGTTGTATCCCAAGCTGAAGTTGTGGGGATCAAGCCAGTTGGCCCAGAGAGCCTCGTCGGAGATCGCCTCGTTTCGGATGCTGTATCGTAGCCAGGCGCCAGCCTCAAAATAGCCTCCGATATCTTAGTATGATGAAGACAATGATCAACAACAAATGATTGCATGTCAGATGGGATAGTGAGTTTTGGCATGCTGTTAACTAACAGtgtaattatccatccattgtcAGTAACTGTTTATCCAACACATGGTTCTAGTGAGCATGAAGCTTATTCAAGGTCGGAAAGGAAACTCCAcggatgggattccagtccaaAGGCCAATTTAAGGGCCACAAATGCACCTAACTGTGAAAGGACCTTAGAGTGTTGAAGACACATgcacagaacatgcaaactccatgcgCAGACCCAGGGATGGGATTCAAGCTCCCAACCAGGACTGACAACCATTTATAAATTTATGAGCAGCCTGTAAAAAAAGACATTGAATTCACCCTGCCTGTAAATctgtaaatccattttaaaGCTCGCTAAAAGTAAAAATATGGTGTCAATAGAAAGCATGGCATGTCAGTAAAAACAGACAGGCAGTTAAATCACAAATTTAAGCTTAGCAACTCTTCTCCCAACCCCAGGGGTGTGAGATTACAGTGTTAACCAGTGTGCTATTGGTCATTCCCTGGTGTTATCAAAAGAACCTCCAGAAAGGGCCGGTAATTATTGTAAGCAGAATATATGGTTCAAGGCTTAGTCGGTAAAGAGCTTGCTGTGTTGAACCACCTTCGTGGCAGTAGTAGCCCTCAAAGGCAGTGTTGTTGCAGTCACAGTAGTAGGAAGCATAACGCTCCATGCAGCGGCCACCGTTACGGCACAGTATCGCTGGGTCGAGGCACCCTCCGGTGCAGTTCTTCCTGATGCCTTCCTCCTCGTTCACTTTGCCTTCCAGGTCAAGGGGAACACCATTCATGCGCAAGCCTCGGATACAGCCCAGGAAGGCCCTCAGCTTGTCCTTTGCAGCACCTGAAGCGAGCAAACATGACATTTTCGAACTATCAgggttgggcatttcaggtccagaagctacaaatccagaccaagattttgtatCTATCAGCCAGGTGagtctctgtgactgtgactctttatgctcaactagTTAGTAGAAACAGAATCctagtctggatttgtagcttctgaaCCTGAAATGTCCAACACTGCTAACTACAACCACATTCATAATTCTACTCTATATAGTGATTATTCTCTATATTTAGCCACATGTTCTATTCATTAGCATATTTATGGAGCTAGCTGCTGAAGTTTCACTGGGTTTCCATCTTTTAGCTATACTTCTACATAGCCACTAAAGGTCATGTGAACTGCTGCCATATTTACAGTGAATTCATCGCTACGGCCTAGAGCAACACACCAACAAGGAGCGGCTGGGTGAACTTCATGGTGACGTAGGTCTGCCCTGGGAATTGACGTATGGCCCAGGGTTGGTCGTCCACCTTAAGGCGGGCTAGCTTCACGTTGATCTCGGCCTCAACGTAATGCCACTCGTCGTCGTTAAGGGCCATGGGGGAGCGCAAAGTGACGTTGATGATGCCATCCCCCACCATGAAGACAAACAGCAGGTTGTTGGTGGCTAGGAGGGTGACACAATCAGGGCATGGGTCCGGAGAGAGACAGATAAACTACCTACCAGAATAGGCTCTGACCTAGCCTTTTCATGTACACAGTTCAGTATTTTCAGTGCATACTAAAAACTGCATACTAAAATAAagccaaaaaaatacaatacaaaataatataatgCTGGAGGGGTAATCAGACTTACAGTTGAGCTCCACTCGGATGAAGCAGCGATGGTGGTCATCTGAGTTCTCTAAGAAGACGCCATGGTCAGCGGTTGTCTTAAAGTAAAAGCTGATGTCAGCAGCTGTGCCCGGTCTGAAGGTGGGGAACTTGATGTAGGTGGGCTTTGTGAATGCCACTGTGTTCCAGGTATTTCCTGTAGCATAGAATTGAAAAACTATCATGTTCAAGAAAATGTAACTTGTTGCATAATTCTAGGTCAGGGAATTTTTCTGTGTAGATATCCATGCGTATCCTAGAAGTGCAACCATGCCGTggtgttctgtaactgctttcTCAGCGAAAAACATCTCTATCTCTCCAAAATATGTTTTCTTCAGACAAGCAGACAAATCGATTTCACATAAGTCATTTTCCGATAGTCATTTGTAGCCCATAGTCTTTATCCACCGGTTCATACCTAAAACAGCATTGCGAGGGACGTCACTTACGGTCTCCATGACAGCGTAGAGACCCAAGGCTAAAATAAACTTCTGACCCGGTCCGGTTGGTGTCCCCGATGACAATTCTTCTAACTGGCAAGTGGTCCCTGTAGTTCAGCCATCCCTTGTCCGCGTACCTGTTTCAAAGCATACTCACGCTGTGGTTCCACTCAAGAGCATGGGGTCTTAAGTATGGGAAATCAGTCCAATGCAAGAGTGTAGCCACACTAGCGATGGACAAATGGTTGTCTTACCATTGGCGGTAATCTGCATCACAGTTACAGGAGAACCTGCTGTCTGTACAGGTCCAATTGATGGCACAGGCACATCTCTGGACACCCGGGAATGAACCGCCCCAGTAATGCTGACTCTCACCGTGGCGGCCTACCCAGTAACTATACGGTCTTCCATCTGACAGGGAGAATGAGTTTTGaattagagcagtgtttcccaatccagtcctcagggagaCACAGTCCAagttccctgtcagacagtcaacatttttgctcctagctccgggagctgagagggagcaaaaacatggactatctgtgggtcctgaggactgggttgagaaacactgcattagagGATGTGATTTTAGCATATTAGTATTAAAAATGTTACCTGAAAAACTGTATGGTAACAAaaatccatcttctaactactTATCCTGGACAGATTTATGGGAGACCTGAatctgggatgccagtccatgatACATGCTATGGACAATTTAATGGAGGAAACCGGTGTACCCAGAGATAACCCATACAAGGGGAGAccttgcaaactccacacacacacacacacagcaaaaccCCTTAAACCACTTAATCCCCTAAAGCTGTAGGTGTAAGTCAACACCGCTGTCCTGTCATCATGCTGGCCTTCACCAAAGGTCTTATGAAATCCTACATATCTTCCCCAAGGCTAAATTACCTCTGCAAGGCAGATTACATAATAAGAGATCAACGCTTAATCAGCTTAAGTTGATTAAATTGCGGTGGCTCCAGTTATTTCTGGAGCAGAGCCCAGACGAACAAATATCTTTTGGCCCGACAATAGCCACACTGGCGCCAACAGCCGGAAGACTCAACTGGGCGTGTTGAGAAGGCGTGACTTGTAGCAGGAGTATTCGATCCACTGCTCGCAGTACTCCGAGGTGTTGGCCAGGGCCGTGACCTCATCCCATGAGGCATTGTAGTACTGGACATCACCCAAGTAAGGCTGTTGCACTGTGCTGCCTGTCACCTTGGTACTGTCTATCCGGTTGTGCCTTATCACCGTCCAGGATTTGTCGGCTGTAGAAGGGCAATGAAAAGACACAGAGGTTCTCCATTTCAGCTTTAATGGGCCACATCTTTCAAAGCATCACAAGACACTAATTTCGCTTGACTCACCCTTATATTGAATTAAAGCTAAAGACCAATTGGGGTTATATAAAGCTCTGGAaagaattaagagaccacagcacaatatATTGTTTCATTAATTTCTCATTTTATGACcatgcatctgtgaataatatatttgcttttgcaaactgcagcctggttcttccctgtttctcattgatgaagggcctCTTCtttgcttctaggagcctgatatgaaccatcctagcagtgcactgaATGTCACTAGAGGTCATCCtccaattcatgagaaacttTCGGAAGTTAACAGTCATGTCTGACATTAGGAAGTCGCTTCctccctctacctggctggtttctggtcattcccagtgtctcctgcttcaccttgttcttgtgtgctgctgtcttagtaactttgagcctggaagcagcctgctgctcagtgtagcctctgccagcagaaccaggattaaaccagggtTTAAAAatccagataaaaaaaaaaatatggaggtgtctcttaattttttccgaAACTGTATATTCCTACTTTAGATCCAAAGTTTGGAGTATACTGTAGGTTTGTATTTATTGCTAGTTACTATGGAGACCAGCATATACTTACTTGCTTTTCATGCTACATGTACCTGACATTATAGCAATGCTCAATTTTGGGCATTAGCCCCGCAAATATTCATATTCTGTCTTCAAAATGTATCAGACACAGTATCGCTATGCAAACCGACCCGAACAAAGACAATAAAGAGAGAAAAGGCTACCTTTCATATTGCACTGAACAGAAAAAGGTTTCAGAGGTCCGCTAAGGTCAGGGTCGATGGTGTAATTGCCTGAATAGTACTTTCCATTGAGTCGGTATGACTCACAAGACTCTTTGTACACGGCTGTCAACAGAGGGAGAAAGAATCTGAATGACTTCTTTATGTCCTCAAACATTAATGTAACTGGAAATGAATTCAAACCACTGCAGAGAGCATTGAGACACTGTAACGCACACAAAGTAAAACATTCCATGAAAAATATCTGGCCGAGGATTCGGTAGAGAGGTCTCAGCACGTTTAACTGATGATGTCACATGTCAAGCTGAATATACCATGTGCTGCGACACTGTGGAGCAAAATTCAGTGCTAATCCATTAGCATGTTACTATCACTTTATTATAATAAGATGCTATAAAGGCAAGAACACGTAGGGAAAATTAAATGGCTTTAAAGTACATTTACCGAGTTCCTAACCAGTAATCTGTCAGTCATGAActtatttaaactaatatatCTTCTGAGTGTGTAACACCCCGAACAAAGTGGTCTGCTATAGACCGTATACATAAACATGTTCATCATTTCAATCTTTTTGTGCCTTTGCCTTACAAACTTGGAAGATTACACTTTCCCTGCCTTAACATGACAGGTTATTCAGGAATTATATGACTAGGCTCCAATGCCTTTCATGTTCTTGATCAGTTCTCTAATCTTTAGGAATTCTTGTGCATGTAGTGCACAGATAGCAAGAACAGGATCATCTAAGCCAATGTTTCCTAAtttggtcctcggggacccagagacagtccatatttttgctccccctgagaagctgggagggagcaaaaatgtgaactgactgtgggtccccgtgGGTGTGGGTCACACTGCTCTAAGCTGCAGAAGCTTTGGAGGAAAGACCCGGAAATGTGTGTGACACTCACATCTTTGGCACACTTCTCCTCTGTATCCCGTGTTCTCGCACATGCATATGAAGTCGTCCCATGACTGAATGCACCGGCCCTCGTGCTGGCACGGGTCCGGGGTACACCTGGGGAGTAGCGTTACAAGAGAGCAAAGCACGTCCCACACTTACCCCCGGCCACTGGGCAGTACTCCCCCCGACATTAAAATACATGTAGCCACAGCACTCTTGTTGAACCAGCCCAAAGTAACTTGCAGAGTGTTGTTCCCTACTAAGCATCGCATAAGTGCGTTTACAGAAAGAACGGCTTCTGCCTTAATTCTAAAACCCAGATTAGGTGCAATTAAACGGCATGGTCCAACTTAACTTGATGTTGTCACCTATATTGCATTATAGATATCgagaatgcattataatggccgGTATAAGAATGAATAAAGTATTACAGCCTCTTcaattgacagtcataaggcattatagtgctgattataatacttcataagctccaatgaaactctcatctataatgcaccttcataatgcattacaatagTCTGCATAAAAATAATGGATGCTTTGTATTGCTTTATGTAGGTATCTatggtgcattatagatgagatattcataaagcattcataatgcataaaataaacatggctaataagtgttatgcctttttataaatatttatagccatgtataaaatgttttatgaatgcattataatgtgttatgaatatgTTCATAGATTCTTCTAGACTTGGAATTCATAGCAAGTGTTACCAATAGGGTCATAAACTGATGGGGAACAATCATCATTCCTAATAAAATGGCAGGCGTGGAAGACCAAAGGTACATACCCCCTAATGCCACAGGGTGATGGTCCTCTGGCcattatgccccccccccacaggcctcACCTGTCTGTGATGCCACAGGTACCCAGCAGCACCTCCATGTAGCTCCCCAGGCGGTCCTGCAGTATGGCATCGATGTCCACCGGCTCAGTGTCGATGAAGATCTGCTGCATGCAGCCATGGAATGCATTCAGCTTGGTCTCGCACTTGATCTCGTCGTTGGTCTTTGGGCAGCCTGGGGGCAGGAGAGAGGGAATCGAAGGGGCCCCAGCACAGGCTGAACCAGGAAAGAGTCCGTCTATTGCTCTACGTTGCCGTAAGGCCATTGTGAGCCCACATCAGACCCACAGCAGGACATTTTAtatgctcatgggagttttacttacacagaaatgttctgaggggagaaggaaaaataat
This genomic window from Paramormyrops kingsleyae isolate MSU_618 chromosome 22, PKINGS_0.4, whole genome shotgun sequence contains:
- the LOC111855906 gene encoding contactin-associated protein 1, coding for MNCRRLTASFLILLGFQHCSSRDCVDPLVSPLYSSSFLASSRYNFLYSANFARLYGSSGWSPAPSDHHPWLQIDFRRKYRFVAISTQGTFNSYDWVTKYTVLYGDRPDAWTPYIQRGGNSTLSGNWNYYQVKRHVFHHAFTAKHLRFIPLGWNTENGGKIGVRLEVYGCAYDSYVMMYGGEDMAAYMFPGRRYSAIRDHIAINFKTLEREGLLLHSEGKQGDVLTLELRNARLNLHISLGSSTVHEVEGLTTLTAGNLLDDQHWHYVTIKRYGRQVSLTVDSQTERAICNGDFSSLDLDDQLYVGGVIEPNMPHLPDKANFHGCLENVFFNGINIIDMVQREDPQIRLPHQKKTMEFACADLLLKPLTFIGPNNYLQLPGLFRKPRMSVKFRFRSWDYTGLLMFTRFADNLGALELGLSEGQVNISLIQSEKRLQFAAGYQLNDGFWHMVDLVARDNFVTVTIDEDEGSPLKITNVFTVRTGDQYFFGGCPKTNDEIKCETKLNAFHGCMQQIFIDTEPVDIDAILQDRLGSYMEVLLGTCGITDRCTPDPCQHEGRCIQSWDDFICMCENTGYRGEVCQRSVYKESCESYRLNGKYYSGNYTIDPDLSGPLKPFSVQCNMKADKSWTVIRHNRIDSTKVTGSTVQQPYLGDVQYYNASWDEVTALANTSEYCEQWIEYSCYKSRLLNTPNGRPYSYWVGRHGESQHYWGGSFPGVQRCACAINWTCTDSRFSCNCDADYRQWYADKGWLNYRDHLPVRRIVIGDTNRTGSEVYFSLGSLRCHGDRNTWNTVAFTKPTYIKFPTFRPGTAADISFYFKTTADHGVFLENSDDHHRCFIRVELNSTNNLLFVFMVGDGIINVTLRSPMALNDDEWHYVEAEINVKLARLKVDDQPWAIRQFPGQTYVTMKFTQPLLVGAAKDKLRAFLGCIRGLRMNGVPLDLEGKVNEEEGIRKNCTGGCLDPAILCRNGGRCMERYASYYCDCNNTAFEGYYCHEDIGGYFEAGAWLRYSIRNEAISDEALWANWLDPHNFSLGYNQTSDEIEFSFSTTQAPAVLIYVSSFTKDYIAVILKNDGSLHLRYRLGLIAHKFQLSYLNLADGFPHFVNITRHNRTIRMQVDYSDSIWVKIPPLQDYWFDSPKAVFLGRVMEMGEIDYEVQRHNSPGFVGCLSGVRYDIYAPLKTYFRPNETDPPVTVQGFVVESNCGVYSSVMGEIPLEADPWFTGFEFVYIHDDLPTPLVMAFLILLLLVLVFGGLYTLYLYLYRYKGSYHTNEPKSVGSPGSSRALTESSRRRRSLAEIQEEPRSE